The genome window TACCTCCGAGGAGGATAACGGTCCAAATACCTTCCTGATGGACACTCATATGCCATGTGTCCTCTTCCACCACAGTTGTGACAGATCATCAACGGTCCCATGCAATCCCGGCTTATATGACCAAATTGATGGCAGTTACGGCACACTACATCTCTATGATGATGATCTCGATAGCCACCGCCACGACTACCactaccaccaccaccaccaaaaCTGCCTCGCTCACCTATCATGTTGCCTTTAGGGCAATGCCTAGCCACATGTCCGGCTACGTTGCACAAGTTGCAAATTGGATCATTTGTACACTCCCGTGCCAAGTGACCTGGTCTCCTACAGTTGTTGCATGCCTTGTCATTTGTGCAGTCAGCTGCTATATGTCCAGACTTGTAGCAATTATTGCATAACCTAACGTCCCCGGGTGGCATTGGGGGTGCAGTGCACTCTCTTGCTCGGTGTCCAGCTTTCCCACAGG of Gossypium raimondii isolate GPD5lz chromosome 3, ASM2569854v1, whole genome shotgun sequence contains these proteins:
- the LOC105795354 gene encoding zinc finger protein GIS2, giving the protein MSSDSGSRSRSRSRSPMGRKIRSDRFSYRNAPYRRESRRGFSQSNLCKNCKRPGHYARECPNVAICHNCNLPGHIASECTTKSLCWNCREPGHTANNCPNEGICHTCGKAGHRARECTAPPMPPGDVRLCNNCYKSGHIAADCTNDKACNNCRRPGHLARECTNDPICNLCNVAGHVARHCPKGNMIGERGSFGGGGGSGSRGGGYRDHHHRDVVCRNCHQFGHISRDCMGPLMICHNCGGRGHMAYECPSGRYLDRYPPRRY